One part of the Peromyscus leucopus breed LL Stock chromosome 19, UCI_PerLeu_2.1, whole genome shotgun sequence genome encodes these proteins:
- the LOC114687120 gene encoding protocadherin gamma-A6-like, translating into MAALQRRPPCGELLLFFNLLWWLWGSEAGQIRYSIPEELDKGSFVGSIAKDLGLEPRELAERGIRIVSRGRSQLFSLNPRSGSLVTAGRIDREELCAQSTPCLVSFNVLVEDKLSLYPVEVEIVDINDNAPRFLKEDLEVKIPENAAPSSRFLLMDVYDPDVGVNSVQSFKLSGSSHFSVHVQSQAHGPKYPELVLEHTLDREGEAVHHLILTAMDGGDPVRTGMARILVTVVDANDNAPVFTQPVYRVSVPENLPVGSRVLTVNATDQDEGVHAEITYSFVKITEEISQIFCLDRLTGEISTSETLDYEDSKFYELDVEARDQPGLQDRAKVLITILDVNDNAPEVVVTSGSRAIAENAPPGTVVALFQVYDKDSEQNGLVTCSIAESLPFKLEESLDNYFRLVTNAELDREQVSSYNITVTATDRGAPPLSTARLISLDVADINDNPPVFSRSSYSVYVPENNPKGISIFSLNAVDPDSEENAEIIYSLTKETLQGAALSSFLSINSNTGVLYALCSFDYEQFRELNLLVSASDRGTPPLSSNVSLNLFVLDQNDNVPEILYPALPTDGSTGVELAPRSAEPGYLVTKVVAVDKDSGQNAWLSYRLLKASEPGLFSVGLHTGEVRTARALLDRDALKQSLVVSVQDHGQPPLSATVTLTVAVASSIPDILADLGSLDLPHKSDDSSLTVYLVVAVATVSCIFLAFVMGLLVLRLWHWHKSRLLKATRKGVSNLSTSHFVGIDGVQAFLQTYSHEVSLTADSRKSHLIFPQPNYAHTLISQEGCEKNEPLLTQEDLTFCKEEDSLDQVSLLLLFFLKKRNRKL; encoded by the coding sequence ATGGCGGCTCTGCAGAGGCGCCCGCCCTGCGGCGAGCTGCTTCTGTTTTTCAATCTCCTGTGGTGGTTGTGGGGTTCCGAAGCTGGGCAGATTCGCTACTCTATTCCCGAGGAACTGGACAAAGGCTCCTTCGTGGGCAGCATCGCCAAGGACCTGGGGCTGGAGCCCCGCGAGCTGGCGGAGCGCGGGATCCGCATCGTCTCCAGAGGTAGGTCGCAGCTTTTCTCTCTGAACCCGCGAAGCGGCAGCTTGGTCACTGCAGGGAGGATAGACCGGGAGGAGCTGTGCGCTCAGAGCACGCCCTGCCTGGTGAGCTTTAACGTCCTTGTGGAGGATAAACTAAGTCTGTATCCCGTGGAAGTGGAAATAGTAGACATTAATGACAATGCACCGCGATTCTTAAAGGAAGACTTGGAAGTGAAAATTCCCGAAAATGCAGCTCCATCCTCTCGTTTTCTACTAATGGATGTCTATGACCCTGATGTGGGAGTGAACTCCGTTCAGAGCTTCAAGCTCAGCGGTAGTAGTCATTTCTCAGTACATGTGCAAAGCCAAGCCCATGGGCCCAAGTACCCGGAGCTGGTGTTGGAGCACACCCTGGACAGGGAGGGAGAAGCGGTTCACCATCTGATCCTCACTGCCATGGACGGTGGTGACCCTGTCCGAACAGGCATGGCACGAATTCTGGTAACTGTCGTAGATGCGAACGACAATGCTCCAGTATTTACTCAGCCTGTCTATCGTGTGAGTGTTCCTGAAAACCTGCCAGTGGGTTCACGGGTGTTAACAGTTAATGCCACAGACCAGGATGAAGGAGTCCATGCAGAAATAACATACTCCTTTGTGAAGATCACAGAAGAGATCTCGCAGATTTTCTGCTTAGATCGTTTAACTGGAGAAATTTCCACCTCTGAGACTCTAGACTATGAGGATTCGAAATTTTATGAGCTGGATGTTGAAGCCCGGGATCAGCCAGGTCTTCAAGACAGAGCAAAAGTTTTAATAACCATCTTGGATGTGAACGACAACGCTCCAGAAGTGGTCGTTACATCTGGTAGCCGAGCAATTGCTGAGAACGCACCTCCGGGGACGGTGGTTGCTCTTTTTCAAGTTTACGATAAAGACTCTGAACAGAATGGCCTGGTAACATGTTCTATCGCAGAAAGTCTCCCATTTAAATTGGAAGAATCATTAGACAATTATTTTCGATTAGTGACGAATGCAGAACTGGATCGGGAACAGGTGTCCTCCTATAACATCACTGTGACAGCCACGGACAGAGGAGCGCCACCTCTGTCTACCGCGAGGCTCATCTCCTTAGATGTGGCAGACATTAATGACAACCCACCAGTCTTCTCCCGATCGTCCTACTCGGTTTATGTCCCTGAGAATAACCCCAAGGGCATCTCCATCTTCTCTTTGAACGCTGTGGACCCCGACAGTGAAGAGAATGCCGAAATCATCTACTCTCTGACCAAAGAAACCCTCCAGGGCGCagctctgtcctccttcctctctatcAACTCCAACACCGGTGTCCTGTATGCACTGTGTTCCTTTGACTATGAACAGTTTAGAGAACTGAATCTACTGGTGTCGGCCAGCGACAGAGGGACACCCCCACTCAGCAGCAATGTGTCACTAAACTTGTTTGTGCTGGACCAGAATGACAACGTACCTGAAAtcctctaccctgccctcccCACTGATGGCTCCACTGGTGTGGAACTGGCTCCCCGCTCTGCAGAGCCTGGTTACCTGGTAACCAAGGTGGTGGCAGTGGACAAAGACTCGGGACAGAATGCCTGGCTGTCCTACCGCCTGCTCAAGGCCAGCGAGCCAGGGCTCTTCTCAGTGGGGCTGCACACAGGTGAGGTGCGCACTGCTCGAGCCCTGCTGGACAGAGATGCACTCAAGCAAAGTCTGGTGGTGTCTGTGCAGGACCACGGCCAGCCTCCTCTCTCAGCTACTGTGACACTCACTGTGGCTGTGGCCAGCAGCATTCCTGACATCCTGGCTGATTTGGGCAGCCTTGATCTTCCACACAAATCTGATGATTCAAGCCTTACCGTCTACCTGGTGGTGGCCGTGGCCACCGTCTCTTGCATCTTTCTTGCTTTTGTCATGGGGCTGCTAGTACTCAGGCTGTGGCACTGGCATAAGTCAAGATTGCTGAAGGCCACAAGGAAAGGTGTGTCAAATCTGTCCACTTCACACTTTGTGGGTATTGACGGGGTGCAGGCTTTTCTGCAGACCTATTCCCATGAGGTCTCCCTCACAGCAGACTCAAGGAAGAGCCATCTGATCTTTCCCCAGCCCAACTATGCCCACACACTCATCAGTCAGGAGGGCTGTGAGAAAAATGAGCCCTTACTGACACAGGAAGATTTAACTTTTTGCAAAGAGGAAGACTCTCTTGATCAGGTaagtttattgcttttattttttttaaaaaaaagaaacaggaaattgtaa
- the LOC114687119 gene encoding LOW QUALITY PROTEIN: protocadherin gamma-A7-like (The sequence of the model RefSeq protein was modified relative to this genomic sequence to represent the inferred CDS: deleted 1 base in 1 codon) produces the protein MATGQRGADYRGFVLLSILLGTWWEARAGQILYSVSEETDKGSFVGNITKDLGLQPRELAERGVRIISKGKTQLFSLNPRSGSLVTAGRIDREELCAQSPRCLISFNILVEDKMNLYPIEVEIMDINDNAPRFLTEEINVKIMENAAPGMRFPLTEATDSDVGTNSLQNYQLSPNRHFSLVVQSGDDGTKYPELVLEKVLDREEEDVHHLVLTAYDGGNPPRSGTRQIRVTVVDVNDHTPVFSLPRYQATVPENVPVGTRLLTVSAVDLDEGVNGEVTYSFRKITPELLQIFQLDSLTGELSTLKGLDYEESSFYELEVQAQDGAGSLTKAKVLITILDVNDNAPGVTVTSVSSPVPEDTPPGTVVALFYLQDKDSGKNGEVTCSFPENLPFKLERSIDNYYRLVTAQNLDREKTSMYNITLKATDGGIPPLSTETHISIHVSDTNDNPPTFSDSSYSIYIPENNPRGSSIFSVTAQDPDSDKNAQVTYALAEDTIQGVPVSSYVSINSDTGVLYALGSFDYEQFRNLQLRVTARDSGDPPLSSNVSLNLFVLDKNDNAPEILYPTLPTDGSTGVELAPRSAEPGYLVTKVVAVDKDSGPNAWLSYRLLKASEPGLFSVGLHTGEVRTARALLDRDALKQSLVVAVQDHGQPPLSATLTLTVAVANSIPDVLADLGSIRTPSEPDDSDITLYLVVAVATVSCVFLVFVTVLLALRLWRWHKSHVLQASGGGLEDMPASHFVGLDGVQAFLQTYSHEVSLTADSRKSHIIFPQPNYVDTLISQDSCEKSDSLLTSIDFQECKGEAPSVQVSSRLYFFCVPVCAVFSQCQMLSSIAFHLVC, from the exons ATGGCGACTGGGCAGAGGGGCGCGGACTACAGAGGATTCGTGCTGCTCTCCATCCTCCTGGGGACCTGGTGGGAAGCCCGGGCAGGACAGATTCTCTACTCCGTGTCTGAAGAGACAGACAAAGGGTCTTTTGTGGGAAATATCACCAAGGATCTGGGACTGCAGCCTCGGGAGCTGGCGGAGCGCGGAGTCCGCATCATCTCCAAAGGTAAGACCCAGCTTTTCTCTCTGAACCCGCGAAGCGGCAGCTTGGTCACTGCAGGCAGGATAGACCGGGAGGAGCTGTGCGCCCAGAGCCCGAGGTGTCTCATAAGCTTTAACATCTTGGTAGAAGACAAAATGAATCTTTACCCTATAGAGGTGGaaataatggatattaatgacaatGCTCCCAGattcttaacagaagaaataaacgtaaaaataatggaaaatgcaGCTCCTGGGATGCGGTTTCCACTAACTGAGGCTACAGATTCAGACGTGGGCACGAACTCCCTCCAGAATTATCAGCTCAGCCCCAATCGCCACTTCTCCCTGGTTGTGCAAAGTGGAGACGATGGGACTAAGTACCCGGaactggtgctggagaaggttCTTGATCGGGAAGAAGAGGATGTTCACCATCTGGTTCTCACAGCCTATGATGGTGGGAACCCACCCCGATCTGGCACCCGCCAG ATCCGCGTGACAGTGGTGGATGTGAATGATCACACGCCAGTCTTCTCTCTGCCCCGATATCAAGCGACAGTCCCTGAGAACGTGCCAGTAGGCACAAGACTTCTCACAGTAAGTGCTGTCGACTTGGATGAGGGAGTCAACGGGGAAGTGACATATTCTTTCCGGAAAATAACTCCAGAACTTCTACAAATATTCCAACTGGACTCCCTTACAGGAGAATTGTCTACTTTAAAAGGTCTGGATTATGAAGAATCCAGCTTCTATGAACTGGAAGTTCAGGCTCAAGATGGTGCTGGTAGTCTGACCAAGGCAAAAGTACTGATCACGATTTTGGACGTGAATGACAATGCCCCAGGAGTGACTGTCACATCTGTGAGCAGCCCAGTCCCGGAAGATACACCCCCTGGGACAGTGGTGGCTCTTTTCTACCTCCAAGACAAAGACTCAGGAAAAAATGGTGAGGTGACCTGCTCTTTTCCAGAAAACCTGCCTTTTAAGTTAGAACGATCAATTGATAATTATTACAGGTTGGTCACCGCACAAAACCTGGACCGGGAAAAGACGTCTATGTACAACATCACACTGAAAGCCACGGATGGTGGAATTCCCCCTCTGTCCACAGAAACTCACATATCCATTCATGTGTCAGACACCAATGACAACCCACCCACCTTCTCAGATTCCTCTTACTCCATCTACATCCCCGAGAACAACCCGAGAGGCTCCTCCATCTTCTCAGTGACTGCTCAAGACCCCGACAGTGACAAGAATGCCCAAGTCACTTATGCTTTAGCTGAGGACACCATCCAGGGGGTACCAGTGTCTTCCTATGTCTCCATCAACTCTGACACTGGTGTGCTATATGCGCTCGGATCCTTCGACTATGAGCAGTTTCGGAATCTACAACTCAGAGTGACTGCACGCGACAGCGGGGACCCGCCTCTCAGCAGTAATGTGTCATTGAACCTCTTTGTGCTGGACAAGAATGACAACGCCCCTGAGATCCTGTACCCCACCCTCCCCACTGATGGCTCCACGGGGGTGGAGCTGGCTCCCCGCTCAGCAGAGCCCGGATACCTAGTGACCAAGGTGGTGGCTGTGGACAAAGACTCGGGCCCAAATGCGTGGCTGTCCTACCGTCTGCTCAAAGCCAGCGAGCCAGGGCTCTTCTCGGTAGGGCTACACACGGGTGAGGTGCGCACAGCGAGGGCCCTTCTGGACAGAGATGCGCTTAAACAGAGTCTGGTGGTAGCTGTCCAGGACCACGGCCAACCCCCACTCTCAGCCACCCTGACGCTCACTGTGGCTGTGGCCAACAGCATCCCTGATGTTCTGGCAGACCTAGGCAGCATCCGGACCCCCAGCGAACCTGATGATTCAGACATCACTCTCTacctggtggtggcggtggccACTGTTTCCTGTGTTTTCCTTGTCTTTGTCACTGTGCTATTGGCTCTCAGACTGTGGCGCTGGCACAAGTCACACGTGCTACAGGCTTCGGGTGGTGGGCTGGAAGATATGCCTGCCTCGCACTTCGTAGGTTTGGATGGGGTTCAGGCTTTCCTACAAACATATTCCCATGAGGTTTCACTCACGGCAGACTCTCGAAAGAGCCACATTATCTTCCCTCAGCCCAACTACGTGGATACACTTATCAGCCAAGACAGCTGTGAGAAAAGTGATTCTTTGTTAACATCCATAGATTTTCAAGAATGTAAGGGTGAAGCCCCAAGTGTGCAGGTGAGTTCTCGCCTTTACTTCttctgtgtacctgtgtgtgcggTGTTCTCACAATGCCAGATGTTGTCttctattgctttccaccttgtCTGTTGA
- the LOC114687121 gene encoding protocadherin gamma-B4-like: protein MREGAAERRRVQRRPMLLPFLLSLFCPALSEQIRYKIPEEMPTGSVVGNLAKDLGFSVQELPTRKLRVSSEKPYFSVSATSGELLVSSRLDREQICGKKPVCVLEVEAVAESPLNFYHVNVELEDINDHMPKFTHTSFELQISESTKPGTRFILGSAHDADIGTNSLQNYQLSPNDHFSLVNKEKSDGSKYPEMVLETPLDRERQKSYHLTLTALDFGHPPLNSTAQIQVLVTDANDNPPVFSQDIYRVSLPENVHPGTTVLRVAATDQDEGVNSEITFSFSEAGQITQFNLDSNTGEITTLDTLDFEEVKEYSLVLEARDGGGMIAQCTVEIEVLDENDHVPIVLFQSLPDLIMEDAEPGTHVALFKTRDKDSGRNGEVICKLEGGAPFKILTSSRNTYKLVTDGVLDREQNPEYNITIRATDKGDPPLSSSSSVILRIGDVNDNAPVFTKVSYVVQVSENNPPGASIAQVSASDPDLGPNGHVSYSIIASDLEPTSLWSYVTVNAQSGVVFAQRAFDHEQLRSFQLTLQARDQGSPALSANVSMRVLVGDRNDNAPRVLYPALEPDGSALFDMVPRAAEPGYLVTKVVAVDADSGHNAWLSYHVLQASDPGLFSLGLRTGEVRTARALGDRDAARQRLLVAVRDGGQPPLSATATLHLIFADSLQEVLPDLSDDPLPPDPQAELQFYLVVALALISVLFLLAVILAIALRLRHSSSSKAWGCFQAEVVVPPNYSDGTLSYSYNLCAPPTGKAEFNSLTCNDQLNSGQDILFGDSAGALFPLNSSESTSHQVSFLRS, encoded by the coding sequence ATGCGGGAGGGCGCTGCCGAGAGGCGCCGGGTGCAGAGGCGGCCAatgctccttcccttcctgctgtCTTTGTTCTGCCCCGCGCTCTCTGAGCAGATCCGCTACAAGATCCCCGAGGAAATGCCCACCGGCTCTGTAGTGGGGAACCTCGCCAAGGACCTGGGCTTCAGTGTCCAGGAGCTACCGACGCGAAAGCTGCGTGTCAGTTCTGAGAAGCCTTACTTTAGTGTGAGCGCAACCAGCGGGGAGTTGCTAGTGAGCAGCAGGCTGGACAGGGAGCAGATTTGCGGGAAGAAGCCTGTGTGCGTTCTGGAAGTTGAGGCTGTTGCTGAAAGTCCGTTGAACTTTTATCATGTGAACGTGGAGCTTGAGGACATTAATGATCACATGCCAAAATTCACGCACACATCCTTTGAATTGCAAATAAGTGAGTCCACAAAACCAGGGACACGATTTATCTTAGGATCCGCCCATGATGCAGATATTGGAACCAATTCTCTGCAGAATTACCAGCTGAGTCCCAATGATCATTTTTCACTGGTGAATAAAGAGAAGTCCGACGGTAGTAAATACCCTGAAATGGTATTGGAGACACCTCTAGACCGGGAGAGGCAGAAATCCTACCACTTGACCTTGACTGCTTTGGACTTTGGGCATCCACCCCTCAACAGCACTGCGCAAATACAAGTCCTAGTGACTGATGCCAATGATAATCCTCCAGTGTTCAGCCAAGATATATACAGGGTGAGCCTTCCAGAAAACGTGCACCCAGGAACCACGGTTCTTAGGGTGGCTGCCACAGACCAGGACGAGGGTGTCAATTCCGAGATCACGTTCTCTTTTAGCGAAGCTGGCCAGATCACCCAATTTAACCTGGATTCTAATACCGGGGAAATTACCACTCTGGATACATTAGACTTCGAAGAAGTCAAAGAATATTCCCTTGTTTTGGAAGCAAGGGATGGCGGGGGGATGATTGCACAATGTACAGTGGAGATAGAAGTCTTGGATGAAAACGACCATGTCCCTATAGTGTTATTCCAATCTCTACCGGATCTCATAATGGAGGACGCCGAACCAGGAACACACGTCGCTCTGTTTAAAACGCGAGACAAAGATTCTGGACGCAATGGAGAAGTTATCTGCAAATTAGAAGGCGGCGCTCCGTTTAAAATACTCACTTCTTCTAGAAACACGTATAAATTAGTGACGGACGGGGTTCTAGACCGCGAGCAGAACCCAGAATACAACATCACTATCAGAGCCACCGACAAGGGTGACCCGCCCCTCTCTTCCAGCTCTAGTGTCATCTTGCGTATTGGCGATGTGAACGATAACGCTCCAGTTTTCACAAAGGTTTCATATGTGGTCCAAGTTTCGGAAAACAATCCGCCTGGAGCCTCCATCGCTCAAGTCAGCGCCTCGGACCCAGATTTAGGGCCCAACGGCCACGTCTCCTACTCCATCATAGCCAGCGACCTGGAGCCTACATCGCTGTGGTCCTACGTGACCGTGAACGCGCAGAGCGGAGTGGTGTTCGCTCAGCGCGCCTTCGACCACGAGCAGCTGCGCTCCTTCCAGCTGACTCTGCAGGCGCGCGACCAGGGCTCGCCCGCGCTCAGCGCCAACGTGAGCATGCGCGTGCTGGTGGGCGACCGCAACGACAACGCGCCGCGCGTGCTGTACCCCGCGCTCGAGCCCGACGGTTCCGCGCTCTTCGACATGGTGCCACGCGCTGCCGAGCCCGGATACCTGGTCACTAAGGTGGTGGCTGTGGACGCAGACTCGGGACACAACGCCTGGCTGTCATACCACGTGCTGCAGGCCAGCGATCCCGGGCTCTTCAGCCTGGGGCTGCGCACTGGCGAGGTGCGCACAGCGCGTGCCTTGGGCGACAGGGATGCGGCGCGGCAGCGCCTTCTGGTCGCTGTGCGCGATGGTGGACAGCCACCGCTCTCGGCTACAGCCACGCTGCACCTGATCTTTGCTGACAGCCTGCAGGAGGTCCTGCCAGACCTCAGCGATGATCCTCTGCCCCCTGACCCTCAAGCCGAGCTTCAGTTTTACCTGGTGGTGGCCTTGGCCTTGATTTCTGTGCTTTTCCTCCTGGCTGTGATTCTAGCCATCGCACTTCGACTGCGACACTCCTCCAGCAGCAAGGCTTGGGGCTGCTTTCAGGCAGAAGTTGTGGTTCCCCCCAACTACAGTGATGGTACTTTGTCGTATTCCTACAACCTGTGTGCTCCACCTACGGGGAAGGCAGAATTTAACTCCCTGACATGTAATGATCAGTTGAATTCAGGACAAGATATACTTTTTGGAGATTCAGCGGGGGCCTTGTTTCCACTTAATTCCAGTGAGTCAACCTCCCATCAGGTGAGTTTCCTGCGATCATAA
- the LOC114687124 gene encoding LOW QUALITY PROTEIN: protocadherin gamma-A8-like (The sequence of the model RefSeq protein was modified relative to this genomic sequence to represent the inferred CDS: inserted 2 bases in 2 codons; deleted 1 base in 1 codon) has protein sequence MAASKNQHRRGGLVLLCTLMGTLCQIGLGQIRYSVPEETDKGTVVGNISKDLGLESRELAEGGVRIVSRGRSQLFSLNPRSGSLVTAGRIDREELCAQSAPCLVNINILVEDKGKLFGVEIEIVDINDNNPKFHVEDVEVKINEIAAPGTRYPLPKAVDPDVGMNSLQSYQLSPNKHFSLDMQRGDHGLXNPELVLERTLDREEEPIHHLVLTASDGGDPRRSSTALIQVTVLDTNDNAPVFDQPVYRVKVLENVAPGTLLLTVRASDPDEDANGKVTYKFQKINDKQSLLFHLHENTGEMTVAKTLDYEECSLYEMEIQAEDVGALLGRSKVIIMVEDVNDNRPEVTITSLFSPVLENSLPGTVIAFLNVHDRDSGKNGQVVCSTHENLPFKLEKSIDNYYRLVTWKYLDREKVSLYNITVIAADLGTPPLSTETHIALIVADTNDNPPRFPHTSYTAYIPENNLRGASIFSLTAHDPDSQENAQVTYSVSEDTVQGVPLSAYVSINSDTGVLYALQSFDFEKIQDLQLLVIASDSGNPPLSSNVSLSLFVLDQNDNTPEILYPTLPTDGSTGVELAPRSAEPGYLVTKVVAVDRDSGQNAWLSYRLLKASEPGLFSVGLHTGEVRTARALLDRDALKQXLVMAVQDHGQPPLSATVTLTVVVADSIPEVLADLSSIRTPGAPEDSDLTLHLVVAVAVVSCVFLVFVIVLLALRLQRWQKSRQFQGSRGGLAPAPPSHFVGIDGVQAFLQTYSHEVSLTSGSRTSHIIFPQPNYADMLINQESSEKNDSLLTAIDFHESKDEDACALVSSVL, from the exons ATGGCCGCTTCCAAGAATCAACACCGGCGCGGCGGGCTGGTCCTATTGTGTACGCTGATGGGGACGCTGTGCCAGATCGGGCTAGGACAGATTCGCTACTCGGTGCCAGAAGAGACAGACAAAGGCACGGTCGTGGGTAACATCTCCAAGGACCTAGGACTGGAGTCGCGCGAGCTGGCGGAGGGCGGGGTCCGCATCGTCTCCAGAGGTAGGTCGCAGCTTTTCTCCCTGAACCCGCGGAGCGGCAGCTTGGTCACCGCAGGGAGGATAGACCGGGAGGAGCTGTGCGCTCAGAGCGCGCCCTGTCTTGTAAATATTAACATTCTAGTTGAGGACAAAGGAAAACTCTTTGGGGTAGAAATCGAAATAGTTGATATTAACGATAATAATCCGAAGTTCCATGTTGAAGATGTGGAAGTGAAAATTAATGAAATCGCTGCCCCTGGAACACGGTATCCACTCCCAAAGGCTGTTGATCCAGATGTGGGCATGAACTCCCTCCAGAGTTACCAGCTCAGCCCCAACAAACACTTCTCTCTGGACATGCAAAGGGGAGACCACGGGC TAAACCCAGAGCTGGTGCTGGAGCGCACCCTGGACCGAGAGGAAGAGCCCATTCACCACCTGGTCCTCACGGCCTCTGATGGCGGCGACCCTCGCCGCTCCAGCACAGCGCTCATCCAGGTCACAGTGTTGGATACAAACGACAATGCCCCTGTTTTCGACCAACCGGTTTACCGCGTGAAAGTCCTTGAGAACGTGGCCCCGGGCACCCTGCTGCTCACGGTAAGAGCTAGCGACCCGGATGAGGATGCCAATGGGAAAGTGACATACAAATTCCAGAAAATTAATGACAAACAGTCCTTGTTATTCCATCTTCATGAAAACACCGGAGAAATGACAGTAGCGAAAACTCTGGACTATGAAGAATGTTCACTGTATGAAATGGAGATTCAGGCCGAAGATGTGGGGGCGCTTCTGGGGAGGAGCAAAGTGATAATTATGGTAGAAGATGTAAACGATAATCGGCCGGAAGTGACCATTACATCTCTGTTTAGCCCAGTGTTGGAAAATTCTCTTCCTGGTACAGTGATTGCCTTCCTGAACGTGCATGACCGAGACTCTGGAAAGAACGGCCAAGTTGTCTGTTCCACACACGAGAACTTACCTTTTAAATTAGAAAAGTCAATAGACAACTATTACAGACTGGTGACATGGAAATATTTGGACCGAGAAAAGGTCTCACTCTACAATATCACAGTGATAGCTGCAGATCTAGGAACTCCACCTCTGTCTACTGAAACGCACATTGCCCTGATTGTGGCGGACACCAATGACAACCCTCCTCGCTTTCCTCACACCTCCTACACAGCCTACATCCCAGAGAACAACCTGAGAGGGGCTTCCATCTTCTCCTTGACTGCACATGACCCCGACAGCCAGGAAAATGCCCAGGTCACTTACTCTGTGTCTGAGGACACCGTACAGGGAGTGCCTTTGTCCGCTTACGTCTCCATCAACTCAGACACTGGCGTCCTGTATGCGCTACAGTCTTTTGACTTTGAGAAGATCCAAGACCTGCAGTTATTGGTTATTGCCAGCGACAGTGGGAACCCTCCACTCAGCAGCAATGTGTCGCTAAGCCTGTTTGTGTTGGACCAGAATGACAACACCCCTGAGATCCTGTACCCCACCCTCCCCACTGATGGCTCCACTGGCGTGGAACTGGCTCCCCGCTCTGCAGAGCCCGGTTACCTGGTGACCAAGGTGGTGGCGGTGGACAGAGACTCGGGACAGAACGCCTGGCTCTCCTACCGCCTGCTCAAGGCCAGCGAGCCAGGGCTCTTCTCCGTAGGGCTGCACACGGGCGAGGTGCGCACTGCTCGGGCCCTGCTGGACAGGGATGCCCTCAAAC ACCTGGTGATGGCAGTGCAGGACCACGGCCAGCCGCCTCTCTCCGCCACTGTGACGCTCACGGTGGTGGTGGCTGACAGCATCCCTGAAGTGCTGGCTGACTTGAGCAGCATCAGGACCCCTGGGGCCCCAGAGGACTCTGATCTCACGCTCCAcctggtggtggcagtggctgtgGTCTCCTGTGTCTTCCTCGTC TTTGTCATTGTCCTCCTGGCCCTCAGACTTCAGCGCTGGCAGAAGTCTCGCCAGTTCCAGGGCTCCAGAGGTGGATTGGCCCCTGCACCTCCCTCACATTTTGTGGGCATTGACGGGGTGCAAGCTTTTCTGCAAACCTATTCTCATGAAGTCTCCCTCACTTCAGGCTCCCGGACAAGCCACATTATCTTTCCTCAGCCCAACTATGCAGACATGCTCATTAACCAAGAAAGCAGTGAGAAAAATGATTCTTTATTAACAGCCATCGATTTTCATGAGAGTAAGGATGAAGATGCTTGTGCTCTGGTAAGTTCGGTTCTCTGA